The DNA region CGCAAACAAGAGAAATCAAAAATAAAACCATTCAGTATTGTTGGGAATACAGTAATTTTTCGAGTGATTATTATAAAGAAAATCACGAATATCCAAAGGAAAAAGATGTATTGAATTATACTCTCGGTGGATTTGTCAATGATAAATTTAAAGTCGGAAACGATCTGTATTCTGCAAACTGTTCTACTACGACACAGACGGTGTGTGCTGAGTTCAAAAATTCAAAAAGCGAATTTTTAAAAGGAACAAAATCAATTATAAATTATAAATCTAATCAGCCACTTGATCTTCATAACAAGTCAATTCGTGTGGAATACAAAGATAATGATTTTTTTGTTTTCCTTAAATTGCTTAACCGTCATGCATTTAAGCGGTTGGGCTACAAGAATACCGAGATATGTTTCAAGGTAATTGTGCGTGATAAGTCTACTCGTACTATTTTGGAACGATGTGTTGATCAGATTTACGGAATAAGTGCAAGCAAACTTATTTATAATAAGAAAAAGAAGCAATGGTTTTTGAATTTGGTCTATGCTTTTGAACCTGATAATGCAAATAATCTTGATCCCAATAGAATACTTGGTGTTGATCTTGGCATACATTATCCGATATGTGCGTCGGTCTACGGCGATCTGCAAAGATTTACGATACATGGCGGAGAAATAGAAGAGTTTCGCCGTCGAGTAGAATCAAGAAAACTTTCTCTGCTAAAACAAGGCAAAAATTGTGGAGATGGACGTATAGGTCACGGGGTCAAAACAAGAAATAAGCCTGTATATTCAATAGAGGATAGAATTGCAAGATTCCGTGATACGGTAAATCACAAATACAGTCGTGCGCTTATCGATTATGCTGTAAAAAAAGAATGCGGAACGATCCAAATGGAAGATCTGTCCGGGATTACGGCTGAATCAGATCGCTTTTTGAAGAACTGGTCATATTATGATCTTCAAACTAAAATTGAATATAAAGCAAAAGAAAAAGGCATAAAAATAGTTTATATCGATCCGAAGTACTCGAGCCAAAGGTGCAGCAAATGCGGTCATATCGATAAAGAAAACCGGAAAACACAATCATCTTTTGTATGCTTGAAATGCGGATTTGAGGAAAATGCCGATTATAATGCCAGCCAGAATATAGGCATTAAGGATATTGACAAGATCATCGAAAGTGATCTGTCATCGAAGTGCGAAACTGATGTGAACTGATAAATTCTTGATAATTCGCACTTTTTCGGGCGGCTCGGCGTCCGTAAATCGAGAAAGTATGAGTAAGTCTGAATCTTATTCAGCATCAGATACACTCGATAAGGTTAAAACAATACATATTCAATCCATGTATTCAGTTATGCTTGTGTATTTTTGCAGTTGCAATCTGTATGCTCAGGCATACTGCGAGTCCGTGGCTGACCTTGTAGACGGCTTACTGCCTGGTTGCAATCTGTATGCTCAGGCATACTGCGAGTCCAGATAAGCCTTTATGCTCTCTGCCTTGCGTTGTTGCAATCTGTATGCTCAGGCATACTGCGAGCTCATTGCGCTTTGCAATGGCGGCTTTGGCGGGTGTTGCAATCTGTATGCTCAGGCATACTGCGATTTATCAACCATATATTTATCAAAAAGAGCTGACCATTTCTGATCAGCTCTTTAGTATTTATTGTTACATGATTATTCCCACTCA from Ruminococcus albus AD2013 includes:
- a CDS encoding RNA-guided endonuclease TnpB family protein; amino-acid sequence: MKPMNKVVRLALICEHFDKDGNPVDYSDVYKLLWQLQAQTREIKNKTIQYCWEYSNFSSDYYKENHEYPKEKDVLNYTLGGFVNDKFKVGNDLYSANCSTTTQTVCAEFKNSKSEFLKGTKSIINYKSNQPLDLHNKSIRVEYKDNDFFVFLKLLNRHAFKRLGYKNTEICFKVIVRDKSTRTILERCVDQIYGISASKLIYNKKKKQWFLNLVYAFEPDNANNLDPNRILGVDLGIHYPICASVYGDLQRFTIHGGEIEEFRRRVESRKLSLLKQGKNCGDGRIGHGVKTRNKPVYSIEDRIARFRDTVNHKYSRALIDYAVKKECGTIQMEDLSGITAESDRFLKNWSYYDLQTKIEYKAKEKGIKIVYIDPKYSSQRCSKCGHIDKENRKTQSSFVCLKCGFEENADYNASQNIGIKDIDKIIESDLSSKCETDVN